Part of the Oncorhynchus mykiss isolate Arlee chromosome 12, USDA_OmykA_1.1, whole genome shotgun sequence genome, AATCTCTTCATTCATGCCAATGGCCTGCTTGGAGTAGATCACGATCTTCTTCTGGGATTCTATGGTGATCACCTTTGCATAGCAGTTAGGCTGGGGAAGGAAGAGGACAGAGACCAGTTATGGGTAAttcaaagaaaaaaaaatgaCTTAAGAGGATCTTACCCGTCAATGTTACTGTGAACATTGTGTGTGTATCAGAGTCACTAAATATCTATGATggaaatgtgtgtttttctatttaGTCTTCACGTTGCTTCACTCCATTGTTATATCCTGTATTGTTTTGCTTGTGCAGGTATAGGCTGACTCACAGTGCAGCAGTGGTTGATGAAGCGTGCCAGGTTGCCTAACTTGGTAGCATCAATGATGGTGTCGTGGTCCACTCTGAACAGGTAGCTGCTCCCAATGCCCTGCTGGGCATAACGCTTCTCTCTGTTGTCAGCCACCATCTGGCAAAGAAACGGGCACAAACAGTCAAACAATGATGCCAGCTGAACACCCAGGAAAGACTAACACTGATGTTTGCCATGTGTCTATTGCTAATGCTATGACACCACACTATGGATGAATGAAGTACAGACTACAATATGGCCCTACACACCTACAGTCCTCAAGCAGTACAATGACCAGTACCTGTCTAATATTCTGGCCCACATACTCAATGACCATCTCATCAGCAGCAATGGGTTCCATGGTGAACAGGCCCCATTCATGGATCCTACTGCGGCCAAATCGAAGCTTCTTCTTCCGGAACTGAGGAAGGAAGCAAGAGTTAGTGCCATAGTGGTGCAATAATTTAGTTACTCTAGTCCAGGGTTTCACAAACTCAGTCCAACCCCCCCAGCAATACACAACTGATTAAAATAACCAACTCATTGAATGCACTATCAGCCTTTGCTCTAGATTTCACCATAGTCCTGGATCAAAGTCTAATTTTCAACACACTGGCCTGGGTTTAAAGGGTCAAGGTCTTCATTACACAGTAACAGAAGTGAGTTCTCAGAATGAAACCCATGGGAAATAACATGGTGGTTGAAGAGCAGAGGTAACACAGCAGTTACATAATATCAGTGGTACACACAGTTTCAGGCTGCTGTTGTGTACCTTGAGCTGATTGAGTTTGAGCAGGTCAGAGTCCATGACTGCAGGGATGCCTATGGCACTGAGGAGGCGGCGCTGCTCCGACCGTCTCTCTGACAGCAGCCGGTTTGAGCCCTGAGggggaggacagaaggagagttACATTGGGCCAGTGACACACACACGGTGACACACACCATCACATGGCCTCGATGTAAATACTACTGAGTCAGAGGCACTTTGCCCTAAACGCCCAATATCGTGTTAAGCGAGTTCATTTTCATTGCCTCGAGCAGACGCAGCAAAGCTGTTGAATACATCTGCATGACAAACTCTGTGGGACTTCCTACAGCATTGTGAAGCATATGCTAAAATAAGAAATACACTACTTGTTCACCAACTTCCCTGTATTCAATGACCAAAGGTCAACAATCTTATTGGAACAAAACCTGTGACCACAGAGACAATGACAAGCAACAACATGACACCATTGTATGAAAAGCCAGAGACTATATATAGTATAAAAAGTAGAGAGATGGTAAAGAGAGGTGTGCGTACCGAGGCGTCGTAGTCGGCAGCCTCCAGTAGGGCCTGCTCAGGCAGTTCCAGATCCAGGTAGACATCCTTCTCCTTCCTGCTGATGGCGTAGTAGCCCTCGCTCCTGGCACAGCCTGTCACGTGCTCCCGCAGCTGCCCGTCTGCACTCTTCTTCTTACGCCGCGGGTTGGGGATGTTGGTAAGTGCAGGCCATACGTTAAGGCTAACAACAGTTACTGttgaacacacaccagtccatcTAAATACACATGCATCATTACACACCATTTCATCTACttccaccacaggaggttggtggcaccttaattggggaggatgggcttgtggtaatggctggagtggactACGTGGAATGGTTTAAAATACATCaatcacatggtttccaggtgattgatgccattctatttgcgccgctccagccattattatTAGCCGTACTCCCCTCAGAAGCCCACTGACTTCCACATACCGGTACATTACTTAAACACAGCTCAACTGTTCATAAGAGGCATCAACACATGGAAGATCCTAAACCACAAGCAGGGCTTCTAACCCTCGTTCCAAACCCCCTGCCCtgccagtagtaaaggatatcaGTGTGGTGGACCCAGTGTGTGTCGTTGAGCCAGTCGGTGCTGTGGTCGTCCTGCAGCAGCTTCTCGTAGGTTGTCTTCAGCAGCGTCATGTCCTCCATGTCTAGACCAGAGTTCCAGATATCGTACAGGATGGTCATCTGCTCAAACTCGCTGCGCTGGTCAAACGTGACGGGCTCCGGGGCAGGGATGGGCTTGGGCCAACGCTGCGACGAAGTCAACCCGGCCTCCTGGAGGAAGAGGCGCTCGCTCTTCCTCACATCGTCCCACTCTTCCTCGTCCTCCGTGTTAGACAGCTCACCCGGCTCCAGCTGCTCCACGTCCACATCCTCCTCCAGGTCCACCTCCTGACAGGAACCGGggacaggaagagggagagagtgggagagggacagGAACAAGGAGAGAGTTGGAGATGTCAACTCAGGAACTAAAATTAGCCTGTAACAGGTTCTTAAACACTGGTCAATACAGGCCATAGGATGGGACTTTCTAGATTAGACTAATTTACTAGCAATTTGTTTGACATTATTAATATATATTTACATGACAATTTGACCATGTAACTGTCAAGCTGTGAAACTTTATGCAATTGAGGAAAGACATTGCTTTGCATGTCATTTTAAGATGACAGTAAATGTAAGCTGTGGTTGAGCAATCCCCTATCTTTACATGTTGTTGACACACCATGCTCAACACTTCTTAGTTGTGACACTTGACTCAAGCACAAACCCACAAAATCTCACACCTCTAGTTTCCTCTTCTGTTTCTTGGTCTGATGTTCCTTCTGCTTTTTCGTTTGCTGCAACTCCAGATTTTCCTTAtctttccttctcctcttcttgttcttctctttccccatctcctcCAGTTCACTGCCCTTCGCCACCATTCCCTTCCTCTTGGCTGATGGGGTGAGAGATGTCAGCACAGAGGCCTTGGCCAGGTCTCCATCCTCACACAGCAGCCCCATGCCAGACAGGTACTCAGCCTGGTGTCTGTCCCTAGAGGGCAGGGGTTCCCCTATGACCTCCTCAGGAGCTTCCAGCACCCCAGAGATGGCGTGATGGTTGAAGTCTGCAGGGAGGAGCACCCCAGGCTCCTGTTTGGAGACACTCCTCTTTTGGGCATGGATGAGGTAGAAGGGGGATTTGGAATAGTTGTGCTCCTGCAGGGCAGACAGGCCCTGTGGGTCCATAACCAGGGGGAGGGCTTTGGGAGAGAGGagcatctcctcctccatcttctgcTCCTCTGCCTCGTCTGACGTCTCCGTCTCTTCTGAGTCTCCAGCGTCTGGGTCCAGCTTCAGGGCCACATCAGCCAGGACAGACAGATCGGCCATAGGCGCCGAGCCCAGCTGTAGCAGGCTGGATGCTCCCAGCTGTTCACCGAGTCTCAGcagtcccccctcctcctcctcctcctcctcctcctctctgagggtgtggaaggagggaggaggggtgggggtcGACAGGCTGACAGTCCTGGGGCGTCCCCTGCCCCGGCCCTttgtgacagggggcggggcctCCTCAAAGGCCATCTTGACCATGGAGGCGTGGTCCAGGGGGAGGTTCTGCACGGTGCGACACACCCACACTGGAGCGGGGGATTTGGGGGAGGCCCCCCGTTTGTTGGGGGACTTGGTGGGGGTGATTGGAGGGGACACCAGAGGGACAGGGCTATTTTTTGAGTCTTCGGGGCGTACAGGCAAGGGAACAGTgagaacaggggagggagagagggcattGCCTTCGCCTGGTTTGGAGGCAAaggggaggagtgagagagtCTTGGAGGGGGTGGTTCCAGGTGTGGAGGCGATGAAAATGGAGTCTGGAAGGTGAGATTTCATGtgggacaagagaggagaggccGTGGAGGGAGGTGGGGACAAGGGGACAGTTGGAAGGTGGGGTTTGTAGTCGCTCTCCCCGGTAGAGAACGAGACGGTCTTCCTTCGCTTCTTGAGAGGAGGCACAATGACAATTGGGGAGGAGGGGCGGGGGGCTGGAGGACGAGCGTTTAAGCTGAGTGTTGATGAATCCTTCTTGCTGGCAGCAATTTCTGAGATATGGGCACATATTTGAATTATGAATCAGGTGAAAAACATTGGCACTTGCCATGGAAATGAACATCCATAACAGAGAAATTAAATGTGTGACTAACCAGCTTTGATCTCGGCGCTGAGCGGTGCTTTTGGAACAGCAGCTGCAGACTTTTCTCTAGAGTGCACAACAAGTGGAATGGTCAGTATCAACCCAGACACACATTGAGCAACAAATCAAGTTTCAATAAAGACACTTCCATAGGAAATATATAGAAAACATTTTGGATACTTATATACAGGTATATTCAACAACAGGAACACTGTTCAAAATGTACCGGTCATCCCCCTTCTCTGTGTCCAGAGCTGTGCTGTCCATCGTAGATTCATCCATGGTGTCCAGTCCACTGCCGGCCTGCTctccttcctcctcatcctcgtcttcagaggaagaggaggatgatgatgttgAGGAGGAAGAACTCTCTGTGGATGAGGAGAGGCTCTCATCATCGCTGTCCGCACTCAAGGCCTCATCTGAAGAAGTGAGATGAAGTGAGAGAATAAGTGAGAGATGATAAGATGGCATGATGGAAAAGGTATCCATCTACCTGTGACGGGGGCACATTGGCTTCAATAAGGACAACATGAAGAATGCTAGATTTACCTTCAGACCCCTTGTCacttccctcctcctcatcctcctacagagaggaacagaaggACAGTTTGTGATAATATACAACAGTGTCTCAGGTTCAATCCAAGTCAATGAAGCCAAAGTACAGCAGAGTATGAAGAGGCACACAGTGAAATGCTGCCATCTAGCCAGCACTATGGGGAAATACAACAACACTGCCAGTATGTACTGCTTGCGGAAATCATCAACGGAATAGAAGAATCATGCATTATTGTTTCTGTAGCCATTTATTCAATTTGAGATAAGATAAACTttataatgtggagaaacattATTTTCATGCTAAATTATCCCttgcacatgcagacacacacctTATCTGAAGAAGAACCATCAGAAGTCTCTTCTCCTTCGCtgtccaggtcccaaggtttacgACTTCTCGTCTTCTTCTTCCTCCGCCTGCTGTCCCTCTCAGCCCTGTGGCCCTCCCCATCTGCCATTCTTCCCTCTAGACCCTTGTCATGGTACGAgtctggggggaggagagagatggtgagccAACATAGGAAACACAAAGACGATCGGTGACAAATCCCCAAAGGAGAGGGTCATTGATGAAAAGCTCACCTTCGTCGTCATCCTCTGGCGGTGTCTTgggtctcttcatctctcctacCTCTGCTAGCTCCAGAGGTTCTTTCCTCTTCACCTGGacacaatacagacagacagttaatAACATGATAAGTTATGGTGGAAAAAATCCCTAAGTGAATGGCTGGATACATTGGAGTAATATCTCTTCATGAACATGTATTAGTGTAATGTCTATACATCTCTATTTCCTATGCTcagtacaaaaatgtatgtacATCAGTAACGGACAATTGCCGAGTTCCAACTGTTGCCTCTGTGTACTTGTTTACCTTGAATGATGGTAGTCGTAGAGCCCCTCTCAGTGAGAAGCCTTCCATTCCTCCACTCTTGGCCCAGTCCACCAGAGACATGAGGGGCTCCCGGGGCTTGCTGCTGGCCTTGTTCTCCTCCTTCTTGTCCTCGTCCCTCACTGCAGCCACACCCCGAACCATGGTCTGGAACGGCTGGGGAGGGAGGACGGGTATCACGGCAAATCAAATAATGGGTTTTTAAAAAACAATAACAGGAAAACCATGTACGACTTGTAAAACGGAAATCAGAAACCCATTTAAATTGACCAGATGGGTATACAACGCTAGCTAGATCTAATCAGTTTtctgaagctagccagcttcaattagcttcacattccagctcagatTTAATCTGTAATACAACGGTGGATATTGCTTGTCgctaactctagcaggcttgtaactgcgCGTGGATGTCGCACGTAAATAATCGAACAACAAACTCGTCGAGACAATActgaaacatcaatccatggGCGAGTAAGTGACACATTTGAATTTGTCCCAAAATCAAATTGCAAGAAAGgttatcttgcaaattcagcaggctatggtGTTAATGCCATctttggtgtgcttatcaatgcacaaACACCTTTTCCCCACTCTTACAGATAAAAGTTGTATTGTGCGTCAAGTTTCAAATGCATTCTGTCATtactaattgtaatgtgataGGTATTTTAACATTTATGTTTaacatacaaaaaaaacatttgattaattAAATGAGggggatgatggagggagggaatcttgatgagagggagggaatctgatttATTTGGTCCTCAACTCATGGCAGACACTTCATTCAGGATAAAtggagttagccctgagttagcctgcaggttagttctgaaggattcgttgccatagaaatgtacctggctGAAGGGTGAGTCACTTTCACGGTACCAGTTATCCCGAGTTGAACTCAAGggttgaccaaagttacctcaCTAACTCCTCAAACCAGGTATGTAGTATAGGGCAATTTTTCTGTGCTTTCTAAAAATGTTGTTCCACTCTCTTACCTTGGCTTTGGTCTCCTTGCGCTCCCACCACTCGTCAAAGGTTCCAAAGGCGATGTTCTCCACCATCTTGCGGTTAAGGTCCCTCTGCATGATGCTCTTCATCTCCTGGATAAGGGTGGCCAGCACCAGCTGCACTGTGGCCTCATGGGGGTTCTCTGTTAGCAGGGGCATTTGGGGGTCCCCCTCCGCCCCGTACTGGGCCTCTCCCCCCACAGGAGGcatagtcccatagggcggagggGTGTGGTACGCATAGTGTTCGGGTAAGACATGCGAGGCCCAGCCCGTGTGTGGAGGGGGGATGGCGTGGTGGTGGGGCATCTGAGAGGGGCCAGGGTAGGCGTAGGGCATGTGGGGGGGCATGTAGTGCTGATCCTGCTCATAGCCACCCCCTTCTTGGTCCATGTAGGGGTGGTGTGGGGGAGGGGGCATGGAGTGGTAGTAGTCTGAAGGGGGGGCGTCGCCAGGGGCAGCGGTGCCATTAGAGGAGGACATCCTCAGCTGGTGCAGCCGACTCAGCATCTGGGTCTGCATCTGGAAGGACATGGGGGCTCCGCCACTGTACTGGTTCATCAGCTCCATACTGCTGGCATAGTCATACATGTGTGGGGGCATGTGAGGAGGGTACTCAGGGTGCAGCTCCATGTGGCCCAGCGGTGGGGGGATGCAGGGGGGTGGAGGGGGCTGCAGGGAAAAGCCcgggggagggaggtgaggggggTAAGAGGGGATGGGTGGAGCAGGCATGGACGTGCCAAAGTGCTGTGTGGGTtcagagggggaggtagaggggtctGTCTGGGAGGGCAGGGGGGCCTGGGATGAAGATGGAGAAGAGACGGAGGAAGGAGTGGCGTGGTGGGTGGTCACTGCTGTAATGGTGTGTTCTTCATCCTCGTCGGAGATCTCCATGTCTTCCCCAGAGGAATGAGGGGATGACTGcagaaaggaaagaggagagaattCACAATTTCCCCACACTCTTGCATCAACTGACAATCCCTGCTAACAATACACCAATGTTTCCATACAATCTGATTCCTACAATATTTCCATTAACAGAGTAAGATGTTCTTACCTGACTCTTTCCGTTGTAGGGGGGTGTCTGTGCCCCTTGTCTGGTCCTTGGATCAATAGGCTCAGGTTGGGCTGTCTCTGGCTGCAGAGGTCCTGTTCCATGGAGACTAGTATGGTCATCTGTGGTGGGGACGCGgggagagaaggtggaggaggagggggcttGTGCTACTACAGTGGgactcttcctcccctctccccccattCTCTGCTTCCTCCCTCTACGGCcgtctttatccctctctcctttcctcctctgctggcctccaccatctcctccttGTCTCCTCCGCCTGTCTTTCTCCCCATCCTGCTCACTCTGCTTATTGCTCCTGCCCTCACCTGCTGCTCCTCCCTTccctgctcctccctctcctgccaccttctctctctgcctttcttcctttctgtcctcttcctcatcttcatcaGAGGGCAGGAAGGAGAACTTAGCTTTCTGCTCTTTCAGTAGCATCTCAATACGAGAGTCTAAGCTGCTGCTGTGGTAGACAAATGGCAGGCTCTCATTGGTGGAATCTGGCTCCGGGGAGGAGGAGTCTCGCtgggggggtggggagagggaagtggaggaggggagatggtgtGGGAGGGAGGTGGACGAGGGTGAAGTGGAGGAGGAAGCCATGGAGGAGTGGggtggagaagagggaggggtggagggatgctgaggagggggaggtggggtgGTGGGCCGGCGTTTGGGCTtggtccatgtctcctctctgactgggctCTCCTGGCCAAAGTCAAGGGCGCTGAGCGTCTCTGCTACAGCCGCGGCTATCACAGAGgcaggggggaggggaggtggtggagggggcGGCAGAGGGGTGTGGTGGGATCGGGGGTCCTTGTCAGACACAGACCCCCTCTCCCCAGAACCAGCACCACTAGGCTGGGCACGATACACTGAGGAGGGCTCTAGgcgggaggagacagaggggttgTGGGGAGGGGGTTGGTCtttggaggaggagtaggaggggtAGGCAGATGGAGGCGGGGACAGACTGTTGGAGGAGGAGCGGTGGGAGTTGGAGTTGAATCTGGGGTCGGAGCTGTTTGAGTAGtcgctgtctctgtccctctccctgctgTCTCGGTCGTGGCTGCTCCGTCGccggctgctgctactactactgctgtgaTTGTGTGAGTGGTGGTTACGGTGTCTGCCGTGTTCTCTGGAGCCCAGGCTGTCCCGTCTgtagcccctctccctctctgaatGATGTGAGTGGTGGGAATACTTGGAGGAAGAGTTGGCCTCCTGGTAAGATGACCTTCTAGAGCCAGTCCCACCGGCACCGTACCGCCCTCCTGAGTCCCTGTCCCgctctctgtcccgctctctgtCCCGGTCTGCCAGAGGGGGCTGCTCGTACTGGGGTGCAGGAGGTGGGGGAGGCATTGCAGGGTGGTGTGCCATGTGCTGTCCAGCCCCTCCAGCGTTTGGGTATGTGGGGTAGAGCGGGGGCTCGTTTGGACGGAAAGGGCCGGTAGGGGGGTATGTGGGGCGACACCTTTGGTAGGGGTCTTGAGGTGGTGCATGGGGGTCCTCCGAGTACCGGGGAGCTTTGTATGCCCCGACTgaggaggagacagtagaggaggagcaggaggaggagggaagcatgtcctggggagggtagccacTGGTCAACGGGCCAGCACTGTATCCAACTTGTCTAAGAAACAAAAGGAGAAAGAGGGTTTATATATAACACAAGTTACCACATTGACTATTACTATCCTAATAAAGAGAAATGTGTATACCTTTTTGGAATGACAAACACATTTTTGGATAAATGAACAACTGAGCTATTATGCAGGGTGTTTGTTCCCCAATACTGACCTGGCAACAGCGTAGCCCGAGTCctgtgagacagagcgaggggTGTAGGGCGTTCCTCCTCCCTGTGAGGAAGCGGAGGAGCCTGGGGTGTAGGGCCCCCCCATGGAGGAGGGGGTCGTATCTAGACGCTGCTCACTGAAGCCTGTGTCCACAGAGCAGGGGGTGGTGCTCCCAGGGGTGAGAGCCGGTACCCCTGCAGCCAAGCCTGCAGCCAGGCCAGCTATCTCAGAGGACAGTCTCCGCCTGATATCTGACGACtgcacagacagagaggaacaggaagatgGGAGAATTAGATAGAGAAAGTAAAAAACATTACACAGTAGAAAATTATGAAAGCCTCTCAAGAATGATGGACCATAAAGGTAAATCCTCCATGAAAATGTCAGTAGGATGGTTGTGATGAGCCCTTGGTGAGTGTACCGTGTCTGGTTGTGTTGGCGCTGGGGGCTGGAACCGCTCTGTCAGGGCCTTGCCTCCTGTGGGCACAGTCTGGGGCGTGTAGGAGCCACTCACTATCAGGTCATAATACTTCTGCCTCTGCTGGCCTGcagatacacacaaacatacccataaGACAAGGATGTAGCTAATATCTTCACCAAATTCTAATGTGACAACAATTATGTCTCCATAAAACACCTCTATACTTCAATAGTAATTGCAATAGAAGTTATTTTTATACAAAATAATAgatatatatcaaatcaaaccaCAGATATTAAGCCATGAATCCATGTCATACCTTTGATGTCCAGCTGAGCGTGAATGATGTTACCCATGACGGAGGTGCTGTGCAGCTGTTTGACCGTGTCCTTCGCACCCCTGGTGCTGGTGAAGAGCACGCGGGCCAGGCCCAGGTGCTTACGGGTCTTGGGGTGAAACAAtatctccatctcctccacctctccaaaCTTTGCGCACATCTCAGCCAGGAAGGGTTCCTTGATGTTGTCATTGAGGCGAGCAAAGGTCACCTCCTTGAGGGGAATGGGGCCCACGTAGAACTCATCCAGCTTTGGGAACAAAATAAGGAAATTAGAGATAGCATGCTACAGTGCAGCTTTTAGAGAGTGAGGCTGGTGTGAGTGTATGATGAGTCAGCAAGTTAGATAGGGTTCTAACTTTGAACTTGGGCACTGGCAGGGCCATCTCTGTGTGCCTGGACCAGATTCTACGAGGTCGAGGGTCCCGCAAATCTCCCACTGGGGGGAACCCCGAGTCCTGGAGAGATGACAAGTAAAAGTCATGTTACAATTCAGGACATGTACAACAACCCTActccaaaataaaaacagttatGTAAAAACAATACCAACCGGCACACTGAAATGCACCCCATCATATCGGTATATTTTGTTGTTAACCCTCCGGGTGGCTGGGTCTTGGACGAGCTTATAGCTCTTCCATTGCAAACTGAGAGCTCGTTGTGTATCCGGCTCACTGTCTGGATCCATGCTATAACTGGAAGAGTGAAGTGGGAGATGCAACTGAATTAAGTGTTTTGTCACTAACGTTACCATCATTTTGTATCCTCATAACAGGCACAAGTATACATGATGCCAGCTATATACTCGTATTTGGTTAAATAAaccatgtttaaaaaaataaataaataaatagataaaaCAGCTCACATCAATGTAGCATCAAACGTCAGTTCTTGTCATGGTAACCTACCTCTGGCATACTGTAAACTCGCTCCAGCCTGGTGCTGCTGTCAAAACAATGACAACGTCACACGCTAGCTAGCTGTGTTTTGATAGGATTCCACTATTTTCAATCCGATAGTTATGATTTAGATAACTATGGTAGCTTATTGTAACATTCGTTATATACTTCGGATCACCTTGACTAACTAGCTATATCTAAACTAGATTAGCATGGGTAGCTAGCGTTAGCTGCTATCATACTCAGTTTCATTTAACAAGTTAActtgttacctagctagctattcAAATCCCAACTAGCTAGTTAAGTTTCATAAATTTGAAAGTGGTTATTCAAAATATTATTTATGTACAGCGATGCAAAGATCGACCTAAGTTAGCTTGCTAAACGTCATTCACTCGCCTAACCGAACCTGCCTCTTTCAAACCGATTGCCCGTTTCATCCGAAACTACCAACCCGCCGCTCAAGTGAAGCTAGGCCTAGGACGAACGGGGAAAAACACTGAGTACCAAACTGAAAAGATAACTCCGTTTTTGCCAGTGGGCACAATAGCTCAGTTATAACAATGTCGATACGTTCCCGGTGCTGTGTAGTTACCATACAAAGCGTAATATTTTAAGAAATATTTGTTTATGTCCTAAAACAAAATAATGTTAAACGAGCGGCCATCGCGAAACAAACCTGAAAGCCTCGCCTGCACTCCATCAGTCTTTGCGAATACATTTCGTCATTCGAAGTCAGCACTTTCCTCACAATCCATCCAGATCCACGAAAATAAAGGGAACAGTCAACTCAGTCAAAATACAAACGTCACCGACTAaaaatacattacattttttttctgttgGATGTGCCTAATACACACAGGTATAAGTTATAAGATTTAAAAAACGATTCGTATGTGCCTTCTCTTGTCTAGTACTACTTGTGGCGAATCTACGGATCTATGTATCAGATGTGGCCTTAGAGATAGATACCCATTCCACATAGTATAACTTGCAGGACATTGACACCGAACAATTTATTATTTAATTATCCTCGTACCTTCAGTTTTGAACTTCTTTACTTAGTTATATTATGCATACGGAGTACCAAAGAAGTTTCAAAAGAACTACTGCTCAAGGAAACAATTCAGTGACAACACTGCCATCGTGTGGCCAAACATGGCACCGCAGGGAAACGAGACACATGATCACATACGTCACACAAGTAACAAGGGTTACGTTCAGAGCTGCGGGAAGTCGGGTTGCAGCATCACCCCCTTAAACAAAAACATTACTCCTGTGTGAGTGGACAATAACAAAATATTCCTTGCAAAATATACATGACAcagtgcattcataaagtattcagaacGATTtacttttaccacattttgtttctcataatactccataatgacaaatctaaagcaggtttagacatttttgcaaatgtattacaaataaaacacaacatttacataagtaatcagaccctttactcagtactttgtttaaggcctttggcagcgattacagcattgagtcttcttgggtatgacactacaagtttgGCATAGATGTTAGGGTTCCAGTCTTGGCTCTGGATGgcccactcaaagacattcagacttgccccaaagccactcctgcgtagtcttggctgtgtgcttagggtcgttgtcctgttggaaggtgaaccttcgccccagtctgaggtcctgaggcgctctggagcaggtgtcatcaaggatctctgtattaTGCTCCTttgatctttccctcgatcctgactagtctcccagtccctgccgctgaaaaacatacccacaacaggatgctgccaccaccatgcttcacagtagggatggtgccaggattcctccagacgtaacgcttggcattcagtgcaaagagttccatcttggtttcattagaccagagaatcttgtttcatggtctgacagtctttaggtgtcttttggcaaattccaagtgggctgtcatgtgccttttactgaacaGTGGTCTTCGTctcgccactctaccataaaggcctgattggtagagtgctgcagagatggttgtccttctgggttATTCCCCAATCTCCACATTGGAGCTttgtcagagggaccatcggggtcttggtcacctccctgaccaaggtccttctcatgtgcattt contains:
- the LOC110538637 gene encoding histone-lysine N-methyltransferase SETD1A isoform X1; the protein is MDPDSEPDTQRALSLQWKSYKLVQDPATRRVNNKIYRYDGVHFSVPDSGFPPVGDLRDPRPRRIWSRHTEMALPVPKFKLDEFYVGPIPLKEVTFARLNDNIKEPFLAEMCAKFGEVEEMEILFHPKTRKHLGLARVLFTSTRGAKDTVKQLHSTSVMGNIIHAQLDIKGQQRQKYYDLIVSGSYTPQTVPTGGKALTERFQPPAPTQPDTSSDIRRRLSSEIAGLAAGLAAGVPALTPGSTTPCSVDTGFSEQRLDTTPSSMGGPYTPGSSASSQGGGTPYTPRSVSQDSGYAVARQVGYSAGPLTSGYPPQDMLPSSSCSSSTVSSSVGAYKAPRYSEDPHAPPQDPYQRCRPTYPPTGPFRPNEPPLYPTYPNAGGAGQHMAHHPAMPPPPPAPQYEQPPLADRDRERDRERDRDSGGRYGAGGTGSRRSSYQEANSSSKYSHHSHHSERERGYRRDSLGSREHGRHRNHHSHNHSSSSSSSRRRSSHDRDSRERDRDSDYSNSSDPRFNSNSHRSSSNSLSPPPSAYPSYSSSKDQPPPHNPSVSSRLEPSSVYRAQPSGAGSGERGSVSDKDPRSHHTPLPPPPPPPLPPASVIAAAVAETLSALDFGQESPVREETWTKPKRRPTTPPPPPQHPSTPPSSPPHSSMASSSTSPSSTSLPHHLPSSTSLSPPPQRDSSSPEPDSTNESLPFVYHSSSLDSRIEMLLKEQKAKFSFLPSDEDEEEDRKEERQREKVAGEGGAGKGGAAGEGRSNKQSEQDGEKDRRRRQGGDGGGQQRRKGERDKDGRRGRKQRMGGEGRKSPTVVAQAPSSSTFSPRVPTTDDHTSLHGTGPLQPETAQPEPIDPRTRQGAQTPPYNGKSQSSPHSSGEDMEISDEDEEHTITAVTTHHATPSSVSSPSSSQAPLPSQTDPSTSPSEPTQHFGTSMPAPPIPSYPPHLPPPGFSLQPPPPPCIPPPLGHMELHPEYPPHMPPHMYDYASSMELMNQYSGGAPMSFQMQTQMLSRLHQLRMSSSNGTAAPGDAPPSDYYHSMPPPPHHPYMDQEGGGYEQDQHYMPPHMPYAYPGPSQMPHHHAIPPPHTGWASHVLPEHYAYHTPPPYGTMPPVGGEAQYGAEGDPQMPLLTENPHEATVQLVLATLIQEMKSIMQRDLNRKMVENIAFGTFDEWWERKETKAKPFQTMVRGVAAVRDEDKKEENKASSKPREPLMSLVDWAKSGGMEGFSLRGALRLPSFKVKRKEPLELAEVGEMKRPKTPPEDDDEDSYHDKGLEGRMADGEGHRAERDSRRRKKKTRSRKPWDLDSEGEETSDGSSSDKEDEEEGSDKGSEDEALSADSDDESLSSSTESSSSSTSSSSSSSEDEDEEEGEQAGSGLDTMDESTMDSTALDTEKGDDREKSAAAVPKAPLSAEIKAEIAASKKDSSTLSLNARPPAPRPSSPIVIVPPLKKRRKTVSFSTGESDYKPHLPTVPLSPPPSTASPLLSHMKSHLPDSIFIASTPGTTPSKTLSLLPFASKPGEGNALSPSPVLTVPLPVRPEDSKNSPVPLVSPPITPTKSPNKRGASPKSPAPVWVCRTVQNLPLDHASMVKMAFEEAPPPVTKGRGRGRPRTVSLSTPTPPPSFHTLREEEEEEEEEGGLLRLGEQLGASSLLQLGSAPMADLSVLADVALKLDPDAGDSEETETSDEAEEQKMEEEMLLSPKALPLVMDPQGLSALQEHNYSKSPFYLIHAQKRSVSKQEPGVLLPADFNHHAISGVLEAPEEVIGEPLPSRDRHQAEYLSGMGLLCEDGDLAKASVLTSLTPSAKRKGMVAKGSELEEMGKEKNKKRRRKDKENLELQQTKKQKEHQTKKQKRKLEEVDLEEDVDVEQLEPGELSNTEDEEEWDDVRKSERLFLQEAGLTSSQRWPKPIPAPEPVTFDQRSEFEQMTILYDIWNSGLDMEDMTLLKTTYEKLLQDDHSTDWLNDTHWVHHTVTNIPNPRRKKKSADGQLREHVTGCARSEGYYAISRKEKDVYLDLELPEQALLEAADYDASGSNRLLSERRSEQRRLLSAIGIPAVMDSDLLKLNQLKFRKKKLRFGRSRIHEWGLFTMEPIAADEMVIEYVGQNIRQMVADNREKRYAQQGIGSSYLFRVDHDTIIDATKLGNLARFINHCCTPNCYAKVITIESQKKIVIYSKQAIGMNEEITYDYKFPLEENKIPCLCGTENCRGTLN